From a single Phocoena sinus isolate mPhoSin1 chromosome 1, mPhoSin1.pri, whole genome shotgun sequence genomic region:
- the KLHDC8A gene encoding kelch domain-containing protein 8A isoform X1 produces MEVPNVKDFQWKRLAPLPSRRVYCSLLETGGQVYAIGGCDDNGVPVDCFEVYSPEADQWTDLRPLPTARAGVAVTALGKRIMVIGGVGTSQLPLKVVEMYNIDEGKWKKRSMLREAAMGISVTAKDYRVYAAGGMGLDLRPHNHLQHYDMLKDMWVSLAPMPTPRYAATSFFRGSKIYVLGGRQSKYAVNAFEVFDIETRSWTKFPNIPCKRAFSSFVTLDDRLYSLGGLRQGRLYQQPKFLRTMDVFDMEQGGWLKMERSFFLKKRRADFVAGSLSGRVIVAGGLGNQPTVLETAEAFHPGKNKWEVLPAMPTPRCACSSIVVKNCLLAVGGVNQGLSDAVEALCVSDS; encoded by the exons ATGGAGGTGCCCAACGTCAAGGACTTCCAGTGGAAGCGCCTGGCGCCACTGCCCAGCCGCCGGGTCTACTGCTCCCTGCTGGAAACCGGGGGGCAGGTCTATGCCATCGGGGGGTGTGACGACAACGGCGTCCCCGTGGACTGCTTTGAGGTCTACTCCCCCGAGGCCGACCAGTGGACCGACCTGCGCCCCCTGCCCACAGCCCGGGCCGGGGTGGCTGTCACCGCCCTGGGGAAGCGGATCATGGTGATCGGGGGTGTGGGCACCAGTCAGCTGCCTCTGAAGGTCGTGGAGATGTACAACATCGATGAAGGCAAGTGGAAGAAGAGAAGCATGCTGCGCGAGGCCGCCATGGGCATTTCTGTCACAGCCAAAG ATTACCGAGTGTACGCGGCAGGCGGGATGGGCCTGGACCTCCGTCCACACAACCACCTCCAACACTATGACATGCTCAAGGACATGTGGGTGTCTCTAGCACCCATGCCCACCCCGAGATATGCTGCCACCTCATTCTTCCGAGGTTCCAAGATCTATGTGCTGG GGGGACGACAGTCCAAGTACGCGGTCAACGCCTTCGAGGTCTTTGACATCGAGACTCGCTCCTGGACCAAGTTCCCCAACATTCCCTGCAAGCGGGCCTTCTccagctttgtgaccttagaCGACCGCTTGTACAGCCTGGGTGGCCTGCGGCAGGGTCGGCTCTACCAGCAGCCCAAGTTCCTCCGGACGATGGACGTGTTCGACATGGAACAGG GAGGATGGCTGAAGATGGAGCGCTCATTCTTCCTTAAGAAGCGGCGGGCAGACTTTGTGGCCGGCTCTCTGAGTGGACGGGTCATAGTGGCTGGAGGACTTG GGAACCAACCCACTGTCCTGGAGACGGCAGAGGCATTCCACCCGGGGAAGAACAAGTGGGAGGTCCTCCCCGCCATGCCCACACCCCGCTGTGCCTGCTCCAGCATCGTTGTCAAGAACTGCCTCCTAGCCGTGGGGGGCGTCAACCAGGGTCTGAGCGATGCGGTGGAAGCCCTGTGTGTCTCTGACTCCTAG
- the KLHDC8A gene encoding kelch domain-containing protein 8A isoform X2, with protein MEVPNVKDFQWKRLAPLPSRRVYCSLLETGGQVYAIGGCDDNGVPVDCFEVYSPEADQWTDLRPLPTARAGVAVTALGKRIMVIGGVGTSQLPLKVVEMYNIDEGKWKKRSMLREAAMGISVTAKGGRQSKYAVNAFEVFDIETRSWTKFPNIPCKRAFSSFVTLDDRLYSLGGLRQGRLYQQPKFLRTMDVFDMEQGGWLKMERSFFLKKRRADFVAGSLSGRVIVAGGLGNQPTVLETAEAFHPGKNKWEVLPAMPTPRCACSSIVVKNCLLAVGGVNQGLSDAVEALCVSDS; from the exons ATGGAGGTGCCCAACGTCAAGGACTTCCAGTGGAAGCGCCTGGCGCCACTGCCCAGCCGCCGGGTCTACTGCTCCCTGCTGGAAACCGGGGGGCAGGTCTATGCCATCGGGGGGTGTGACGACAACGGCGTCCCCGTGGACTGCTTTGAGGTCTACTCCCCCGAGGCCGACCAGTGGACCGACCTGCGCCCCCTGCCCACAGCCCGGGCCGGGGTGGCTGTCACCGCCCTGGGGAAGCGGATCATGGTGATCGGGGGTGTGGGCACCAGTCAGCTGCCTCTGAAGGTCGTGGAGATGTACAACATCGATGAAGGCAAGTGGAAGAAGAGAAGCATGCTGCGCGAGGCCGCCATGGGCATTTCTGTCACAGCCAAAG GGGGACGACAGTCCAAGTACGCGGTCAACGCCTTCGAGGTCTTTGACATCGAGACTCGCTCCTGGACCAAGTTCCCCAACATTCCCTGCAAGCGGGCCTTCTccagctttgtgaccttagaCGACCGCTTGTACAGCCTGGGTGGCCTGCGGCAGGGTCGGCTCTACCAGCAGCCCAAGTTCCTCCGGACGATGGACGTGTTCGACATGGAACAGG GAGGATGGCTGAAGATGGAGCGCTCATTCTTCCTTAAGAAGCGGCGGGCAGACTTTGTGGCCGGCTCTCTGAGTGGACGGGTCATAGTGGCTGGAGGACTTG GGAACCAACCCACTGTCCTGGAGACGGCAGAGGCATTCCACCCGGGGAAGAACAAGTGGGAGGTCCTCCCCGCCATGCCCACACCCCGCTGTGCCTGCTCCAGCATCGTTGTCAAGAACTGCCTCCTAGCCGTGGGGGGCGTCAACCAGGGTCTGAGCGATGCGGTGGAAGCCCTGTGTGTCTCTGACTCCTAG